One genomic segment of Amycolatopsis sp. WQ 127309 includes these proteins:
- a CDS encoding alpha-N-arabinofuranosidase — protein MSVRIEGDVREAVGPVPRRLFGSFVEHLGRAVYTGIHEPGHSTSDSRGFRGDVLELVRELGPTVVRYPGGNFVSAYRWEDGVGPDRPVRLDPAWHSVEPNRFGLHEFAAWAEAAGVEVMYAVNLGTRGISDAADVLEYCNHPGGTELSERRRANGADRPFGFRLWCLGNEMDGPWQIGHKTADEYGRLAAETARVMRMIDPDVELVVAGSSHAGMPTFGAWERTVLRHTAGLVDHISLHAYYQELDGDTDSYLASASALDAYIRTAAGIIDEVGSPVGISVDEWNVWDLRRWTETDQPRLVAGGWREHPPLLEDNYSHTDAVVVGSLLGSLLRNVDRVTMASQAQLVNAIAPIRTEPGGPAWRQPTFHPFRLVSSLARGVSLRLSAGGDRIRTAQHGEVDLVDVAATLDGSTGAVFLTNRATKTSTDVEIRLRGGRFAVAAAETLGAAGPVPLPGPAATSDAKGTVITATLPPLSWTVLRLAGADA, from the coding sequence ATGAGCGTCCGGATCGAAGGTGACGTGCGCGAGGCGGTCGGTCCGGTCCCGCGTCGCCTCTTCGGCTCGTTCGTCGAGCACCTGGGCCGGGCCGTGTACACCGGGATCCACGAGCCGGGACACTCCACTTCGGACAGCCGTGGATTCCGCGGCGACGTCCTGGAGCTGGTCCGGGAGCTGGGCCCGACGGTGGTGCGCTACCCCGGCGGGAACTTCGTCTCGGCGTACCGCTGGGAGGACGGCGTCGGGCCCGACCGGCCGGTCCGGCTCGACCCCGCGTGGCACAGCGTCGAACCGAACCGGTTCGGGCTGCACGAGTTCGCGGCGTGGGCCGAAGCCGCGGGCGTCGAGGTGATGTACGCGGTCAACCTCGGCACCCGCGGGATCTCCGACGCCGCCGACGTCCTGGAGTACTGCAACCACCCCGGCGGCACCGAGCTGAGCGAGCGGCGGCGCGCGAACGGCGCCGACCGCCCGTTCGGCTTCCGGCTGTGGTGCCTGGGCAACGAGATGGACGGCCCCTGGCAGATCGGGCACAAGACGGCCGACGAGTACGGCAGGCTGGCCGCCGAGACCGCGCGGGTCATGCGCATGATCGACCCGGACGTCGAGCTGGTGGTCGCGGGCAGCTCCCACGCCGGCATGCCGACGTTCGGCGCGTGGGAACGCACGGTGCTGCGCCACACCGCCGGGCTGGTCGACCACATCTCGCTGCACGCCTACTACCAGGAGCTCGACGGCGACACCGACAGCTACCTCGCGAGCGCGTCGGCGCTGGACGCCTACATCCGGACGGCGGCCGGGATCATCGACGAGGTCGGCAGTCCCGTCGGGATCAGCGTCGACGAGTGGAACGTCTGGGACCTGCGCCGCTGGACCGAGACCGACCAGCCGCGGCTCGTCGCCGGGGGCTGGCGGGAGCACCCGCCGCTGCTCGAAGACAACTACTCTCACACGGACGCGGTGGTCGTCGGCTCGCTGCTGGGTTCGTTGCTGCGCAACGTCGACCGCGTCACCATGGCCAGTCAGGCGCAGCTGGTGAACGCCATCGCGCCGATCCGCACCGAGCCCGGCGGCCCGGCCTGGCGGCAGCCGACGTTCCACCCGTTCCGGCTCGTCTCGTCGCTGGCCCGGGGCGTGAGCCTGCGGTTGTCCGCCGGGGGCGACCGGATCCGGACCGCCCAGCACGGCGAGGTCGATCTTGTCGACGTCGCCGCGACCCTCGACGGGTCCACCGGTGCGGTGTTCCTGACGAATCGCGCCACGAAGACGAGCACCGACGTCGAGATCCGGCTCCGCGGCGGGCGGTTCGCGGTCGCCGCCGCCGAAACCCTCGGCGCCGCGGGCCCGGTGCCGCTGCCCGGGCCGGCAGCGACGTCCGACGCGAAGGGAACCGTCATCACCGCGACGCTGCCGCCCCTGTCCTGGACCGTGCTCCGGCTGGCGGGCGCGGATGCCTGA
- a CDS encoding sugar ABC transporter substrate-binding protein — protein sequence MSRTRSRAKAFGAVALAALLAVGCSSGSSSGPAGATGTQDSVDAALKAGGEITYWSWTPSAKDQVAAFEKEFPNVKVNYVNAGTNKDEYTKLQNAIKAGSGAPDVAQVEYYALPQFALTDSLADLGQFGFQAFEKDYSASTWAQVKNDNGLYGLPQDSGPMALFYNKEVFDKFGITVPKTWEEYVAAAKKLHAADPTKYITSDTGDPGFALSMIWQAGGHPFTTDGRNVKIDLADAGAKKWTALWDQLIAGKLLAPVKEWSDDWFRALGDGTVSSLVTGAWMPGNFKSSVPGGTGKWAVAPMPTYDGQPVTAENGGSTQSVLKQSKNPALGAAFVRWLNHGNGVKPFIESGGFPATTADLTSPAFVDQAVPYFGGQKVNQVLTQASKDVAKGWTYLPYQTYANSVFTDTVGQAYLNGTSLDAGLAAWQKALVDYGNQQGFTVTAG from the coding sequence ATGTCACGCACCCGTAGTCGCGCCAAGGCGTTCGGCGCCGTCGCGCTGGCCGCACTGCTGGCCGTCGGCTGCTCGTCCGGAAGCTCGTCCGGGCCGGCCGGCGCCACCGGTACCCAGGACTCCGTCGACGCCGCGCTGAAGGCCGGCGGCGAGATCACCTACTGGAGCTGGACGCCGTCGGCGAAGGACCAGGTCGCCGCGTTCGAGAAGGAGTTCCCCAACGTCAAGGTCAACTACGTCAACGCGGGCACGAACAAGGACGAGTACACCAAGCTGCAGAACGCGATCAAGGCCGGCTCCGGCGCCCCGGACGTCGCGCAGGTCGAGTACTACGCGCTGCCGCAGTTCGCGCTGACCGACTCGCTCGCCGACCTCGGCCAGTTCGGCTTCCAGGCGTTCGAAAAGGACTACAGCGCGTCGACCTGGGCCCAGGTGAAGAACGACAACGGGCTGTACGGCCTGCCGCAGGACTCCGGCCCGATGGCCTTGTTCTACAACAAGGAGGTCTTCGACAAGTTCGGCATCACCGTGCCGAAGACCTGGGAGGAGTACGTCGCGGCGGCGAAGAAGCTGCACGCGGCCGACCCGACGAAGTACATCACCTCCGACACCGGTGACCCCGGCTTCGCGCTGAGCATGATCTGGCAGGCGGGCGGGCACCCGTTCACCACCGACGGCCGGAACGTGAAGATCGACCTGGCGGACGCGGGCGCGAAGAAGTGGACCGCGCTGTGGGACCAGCTGATCGCGGGCAAGCTGCTCGCCCCGGTCAAGGAGTGGTCCGACGACTGGTTCCGCGCGCTCGGCGACGGCACCGTCTCCTCGCTGGTCACCGGGGCCTGGATGCCCGGCAACTTCAAGTCCTCGGTCCCCGGCGGCACCGGCAAGTGGGCGGTGGCGCCGATGCCGACCTACGACGGGCAGCCGGTCACCGCGGAGAACGGCGGCAGCACGCAGTCGGTGCTCAAGCAGAGCAAGAACCCGGCGCTGGGCGCGGCGTTCGTGCGCTGGCTCAACCACGGCAACGGCGTCAAGCCGTTCATCGAGAGCGGCGGGTTCCCGGCCACCACGGCGGACCTGACCTCGCCCGCGTTCGTCGACCAGGCCGTGCCGTACTTCGGTGGCCAGAAGGTCAACCAGGTGCTGACGCAGGCGTCGAAGGACGTCGCGAAGGGCTGGACGTACCTGCCCTACCAGACCTACGCGAACAGCGTCTTCACCGACACCGTGGGTCAGGCCTACCTCAACGGCACGAGCCTCGACGCCGGGCTGGCCGCGTGGCAGAAGGCGCTGGTCGACTACGGCAACCAGCAGGGTTTCACGGTCACCGCGGGATGA
- a CDS encoding carbohydrate ABC transporter permease gives MTAISVTRPRRSRVLTTVMALYLLYTLVPLVWLVINATKTQAALFTSSGLSFGGPFALFDNIGQTFTYDNGIFLRWLGNTLLYVGAGAGGATILATAAGYGMAKYRFPGRKAVFAVVLGAVAVPGTALAVPTFLMFSKLSLTNTPLAIIIPSLISPFGLYLIWVYASEAIPDELMEAARIDGAGELRIFFTVTLRQLIPGVVTVALFTMVSTWNNYFLPLIMLSEPKWYPLTVGLNQWSAQASGAGAQPVFNLVLTGSLLTIIPLVVAFLLLQRFWQSGLSAGSVKQ, from the coding sequence ATGACGGCGATCTCCGTGACGCGGCCGCGCCGGTCCCGCGTGCTCACCACGGTCATGGCGCTGTACCTGCTCTACACCCTCGTCCCGCTGGTGTGGCTGGTGATCAACGCGACCAAGACGCAGGCCGCGCTGTTCACCAGCTCGGGCCTGTCGTTCGGCGGCCCGTTCGCGCTGTTCGACAACATCGGGCAGACGTTCACCTACGACAACGGGATCTTCCTGCGCTGGCTGGGGAACACGCTGCTCTACGTCGGCGCCGGGGCCGGCGGCGCGACGATCCTCGCCACCGCGGCGGGGTACGGGATGGCCAAGTACCGCTTCCCCGGCCGCAAAGCGGTCTTCGCCGTCGTCCTCGGCGCGGTAGCCGTGCCCGGGACAGCGCTCGCCGTGCCGACGTTCCTGATGTTCAGCAAGCTCAGCCTGACCAACACCCCGCTGGCCATCATCATCCCGTCGCTGATCAGCCCGTTCGGGCTCTACCTGATCTGGGTGTACGCCAGCGAAGCCATCCCCGACGAGCTGATGGAGGCGGCGCGGATCGACGGCGCGGGCGAGCTCCGGATCTTCTTCACCGTGACGCTGCGCCAGCTGATCCCCGGCGTCGTGACGGTCGCGCTGTTCACCATGGTGTCCACCTGGAACAACTACTTCCTGCCCCTGATCATGCTCAGCGAGCCGAAGTGGTACCCGCTGACCGTCGGGCTGAACCAGTGGAGCGCGCAGGCCTCCGGCGCCGGCGCGCAGCCGGTGTTCAACCTGGTGCTCACCGGCTCACTGCTCACGATCATCCCGCTCGTCGTCGCTTTCCTTCTCCTGCAACGCTTCTGGCAGTCCGGGCTCAGTGCGGGCAGCGTCAAGCAATAA
- a CDS encoding carbohydrate ABC transporter permease, whose translation MTSTVAPEAPVAPPTRGSRRQWRGWLFVAPFMVVFALTFLAPIGYAFGLSLFRDQAFFGGTTFVGAANYADVLADAKFWASFLQVLLFLAVQVPVMLLLALVAALAIDSARLHAAGFFRIVIFLPYAVPAVVAALMWGFIYGDHFGLAADLNHLLGRDVVKPLSDHWMLASIGNVVTWEFVGYNMLIFYSALKVIPKELFEAAAIDGAGAFRTIASIKLPALRGAIVIATIFSIIGSFQLFNEPNIMRTLAPNVIGTFYTPNMYAYNLSFGGQQYNYSATVAIVMGAITAVIAYVVQLRGARKGM comes from the coding sequence ATGACGTCCACAGTGGCTCCCGAGGCTCCCGTGGCTCCACCGACCCGCGGATCGAGGCGGCAGTGGCGTGGCTGGCTCTTCGTCGCCCCGTTCATGGTCGTGTTCGCGCTGACGTTCCTCGCGCCGATCGGCTACGCGTTCGGCCTCAGCCTCTTCCGCGACCAGGCCTTCTTCGGCGGGACGACGTTCGTCGGCGCCGCCAACTACGCCGACGTGCTCGCCGACGCGAAGTTCTGGGCGTCCTTCCTGCAGGTGCTGCTGTTCCTCGCCGTCCAGGTGCCGGTGATGCTGCTGCTCGCGCTGGTCGCGGCGCTGGCGATCGACAGCGCCCGGCTGCACGCGGCCGGCTTCTTCCGGATCGTGATCTTCCTGCCCTACGCCGTGCCCGCGGTGGTCGCCGCGCTGATGTGGGGCTTCATCTACGGCGACCACTTCGGACTCGCGGCGGACCTGAACCACCTGCTCGGCCGCGACGTCGTGAAACCGTTGTCGGACCACTGGATGCTCGCCTCGATCGGCAACGTCGTCACGTGGGAGTTCGTGGGCTACAACATGCTCATCTTCTACTCCGCGCTGAAGGTGATCCCGAAGGAGCTGTTCGAGGCGGCGGCGATCGACGGCGCGGGCGCGTTCCGCACCATCGCGAGCATCAAGCTCCCGGCGCTGCGGGGCGCCATCGTGATCGCCACGATCTTCTCGATCATCGGCAGCTTCCAGCTGTTCAACGAGCCGAACATCATGCGGACGCTGGCGCCCAACGTGATCGGCACGTTCTACACGCCGAACATGTACGCCTACAACCTCTCCTTCGGCGGCCAGCAGTACAACTACTCCGCCACGGTCGCGATCGTGATGGGCGCGATCACCGCCGTCATCGCCTACGTCGTCCAGCTGCGCGGCGCCCGGAAGGGGATGTGA
- a CDS encoding LacI family DNA-binding transcriptional regulator — translation MADVAREAGVSGQTVSRVANGRTNVDDATRERVLAAMRRIGYRPNSAARALRNGTFRSIGVIISALPTFGNSRTLDAIAAAVVAEGFSIILMPVTRPTQGEVTGAFSKLNEQAVDGVVILIEQHQLDQSEIELPHGLPVVVIDSSARYDYPVVDTDQADGAARATRHLLDLGHRTVWHIAGPPQSYAAERRRKSWQATLERAGREVPPALTGDWSPESGYRAGQWLATDPAVTAVFAANDQMALGLLRALHEAGRSVPGEVSVVGFDDMDESAHFWPPLTTIRQSFEAVGRHAVAALLAEIAADVEAGAPVTVPTELVVRASTAPPPE, via the coding sequence ATGGCGGACGTGGCCCGCGAGGCCGGCGTCTCGGGCCAGACGGTCTCGCGGGTGGCGAACGGCCGGACGAACGTCGACGACGCCACGCGCGAACGCGTCCTGGCCGCGATGCGCCGGATCGGCTACCGGCCCAACAGCGCGGCCCGCGCGCTGCGCAACGGGACGTTCCGCAGCATCGGCGTGATCATCTCGGCGCTGCCGACCTTCGGGAACAGCCGCACGCTCGACGCCATCGCGGCGGCGGTCGTCGCGGAAGGGTTCTCGATCATCCTGATGCCGGTGACGCGCCCGACGCAGGGCGAGGTCACCGGCGCGTTCAGCAAGCTCAACGAGCAGGCCGTCGACGGCGTCGTCATCCTCATCGAGCAGCACCAGCTCGACCAGAGCGAGATCGAGCTGCCGCACGGACTCCCGGTCGTGGTGATCGACTCCAGCGCCCGCTACGACTACCCGGTCGTCGACACCGACCAGGCCGACGGCGCGGCGAGGGCGACCCGGCACCTGCTCGACCTCGGGCACCGCACGGTGTGGCACATCGCGGGCCCGCCGCAGTCGTACGCGGCCGAGCGGCGCCGGAAGTCGTGGCAGGCCACCTTGGAGCGCGCCGGGCGCGAGGTGCCGCCGGCGTTGACCGGCGACTGGTCCCCGGAGTCGGGCTACCGCGCGGGCCAGTGGCTCGCCACGGACCCGGCGGTGACGGCGGTGTTCGCGGCGAACGACCAGATGGCGCTCGGCCTGCTGCGCGCGTTGCACGAAGCCGGCCGGAGCGTGCCGGGCGAGGTGAGCGTCGTGGGCTTCGACGACATGGACGAGTCCGCCCACTTCTGGCCGCCGCTCACGACGATCCGCCAGTCGTTCGAGGCGGTCGGCCGCCACGCGGTGGCGGCCCTGCTCGCCGAGATCGCGGCGGACGTCGAAGCGGGCGCGCCGGTGACCGTCCCGACCGAACTGGTCGTCCGCGCCAGCACGGCACCACCGCCGGAATAG
- a CDS encoding DsbA family oxidoreductase — MWSDLVCPWCYLGKRRFEQAVAELGVDVEVVHHSFQLDPSFPRGTSRPTRELLSEKYGRTLEEADEMEAQMEQRAAADGLEYHLDGVHMGNTVDGHRLVHLAADRGLADEVVDRFYRAHFTERRSLFDRDSLVELAAEAGLDADEARAVLASDTYEAEVEADGEQARALGATGVPFFVIDSRFGVAGAQTPEVFAQVLRRALEPAAS; from the coding sequence ATCTGGTCCGATCTCGTCTGCCCGTGGTGCTACCTCGGCAAGCGCCGGTTCGAGCAGGCCGTGGCCGAGCTCGGCGTGGACGTCGAGGTGGTGCACCACTCGTTCCAGCTCGACCCGTCGTTCCCTCGCGGGACGTCGCGGCCGACGCGCGAGCTGCTCTCGGAGAAGTACGGCCGGACGCTCGAAGAGGCCGACGAGATGGAGGCGCAGATGGAACAGCGCGCCGCGGCCGACGGGCTCGAGTACCACCTCGACGGTGTCCACATGGGAAACACCGTCGACGGGCACCGGCTGGTCCACCTCGCCGCCGACCGCGGCTTGGCCGACGAGGTCGTCGACCGCTTCTACCGCGCGCACTTCACCGAGCGGCGGTCGCTGTTCGACCGCGACTCGCTGGTCGAGCTGGCCGCCGAAGCCGGCCTGGACGCCGACGAGGCCCGCGCCGTGCTGGCGTCCGACACCTACGAAGCCGAAGTCGAGGCGGACGGCGAGCAGGCGCGGGCCCTCGGGGCGACCGGCGTGCCGTTCTTCGTGATCGACAGCCGGTTCGGGGTCGCCGGCGCGCAGACACCCGAGGTGTTCGCCCAGGTGCTGCGCCGGGCGCTGGAGCCCGCGGCGAGCTAG
- a CDS encoding QsdR family transcriptional regulator codes for MTVSTDDIVRHAARLLFAGTRLDLGRMAAELGISRTTFFRRVGNRDDLMGAGLLLLSDRTWQQALERWHAKHGDDVRGPDGRLRCLWVMEEYRREVAGNAGMRKLFATESTVALRVLTDPRGGVQPALVDAHVDLFRADAEAAGLTPLVPLPDLAFAVVRLGESFLYSDVLAARAVDLAVATTLLDKLVQGALER; via the coding sequence GTGACTGTCTCGACCGACGACATCGTCCGGCACGCGGCCCGGCTGCTGTTCGCCGGCACCCGCCTCGACCTCGGCCGGATGGCCGCCGAGCTGGGGATCTCGCGCACGACGTTCTTCCGCCGCGTCGGCAACCGCGACGACCTGATGGGCGCCGGGCTCCTGCTGCTGTCCGACCGCACCTGGCAGCAGGCGCTGGAGCGCTGGCACGCGAAGCACGGCGACGACGTCCGCGGCCCGGACGGGCGGCTGCGCTGCCTGTGGGTGATGGAGGAGTACCGCCGCGAGGTCGCCGGCAACGCGGGCATGCGCAAGCTGTTCGCGACCGAGTCGACGGTCGCGCTGCGGGTCCTGACCGACCCGCGCGGCGGCGTCCAGCCCGCCCTGGTCGACGCGCACGTCGACCTGTTCCGCGCCGACGCCGAGGCCGCCGGGCTGACCCCGCTGGTCCCGCTGCCCGACCTGGCGTTCGCCGTGGTCCGCCTGGGCGAGTCGTTCCTCTACTCCGACGTCCTGGCCGCGCGCGCGGTCGACCTGGCGGTGGCGACGACGCTGCTCGACAAACTCGTCCAAGGCGCCCTCGAGCGCTAG
- a CDS encoding dienelactone hydrolase family protein: MSVLTSPPTSSGSGEKTRRLGWRSKTAGVVVAALALTTGVVAPAPAAANPYERGPAPTTSSIEASRGSFATSTTTVSRLAVSGFGGGTIYYPTSTASGTFGAVSIAPGFTATQSSMAWLGPRLASQGFVVFTIDTITTSDQPDSRGRQLLSSLDYLTQQSSVRSRIDSSRLGVVGHSMGGGGTLEAARSRPSLQAAVPLTGWNLTKSWSTVRVPTLVVGAQADTVAPVASHSIPFYTSLPSSLDKAYLELRGASHFAPNSANTTIAKYTLSWLKRFIDDDTRYEQFLCPIPGTSTTISDYRGNCPHAG; the protein is encoded by the coding sequence ATGTCCGTACTCACCAGCCCGCCGACGTCGTCTGGCTCGGGTGAGAAAACCCGCCGCCTCGGCTGGCGCAGCAAGACCGCCGGTGTCGTGGTGGCCGCGCTGGCGCTGACCACCGGTGTCGTCGCGCCGGCCCCGGCCGCCGCGAACCCCTACGAACGGGGTCCGGCACCGACCACGTCCAGCATCGAAGCCAGCCGCGGCAGCTTCGCGACCAGCACCACCACGGTGTCCCGGCTGGCCGTCTCCGGCTTCGGCGGCGGCACCATCTACTACCCGACCAGCACGGCCTCCGGCACGTTCGGCGCGGTCTCGATCGCGCCGGGCTTCACGGCCACCCAGTCGAGCATGGCCTGGCTGGGCCCGAGGCTCGCGTCCCAGGGCTTCGTGGTGTTCACGATCGACACGATCACCACGAGCGACCAGCCCGACAGCCGGGGCAGGCAGCTACTGTCCTCATTGGACTACCTGACCCAGCAGAGCTCGGTGCGGTCGCGGATCGACAGCAGCAGGCTCGGCGTCGTCGGGCACTCGATGGGCGGCGGCGGCACCCTGGAGGCGGCGCGCTCACGGCCGTCCCTGCAGGCGGCCGTCCCGCTGACCGGCTGGAACCTGACGAAGAGCTGGTCGACCGTGCGGGTGCCGACGCTGGTCGTCGGGGCCCAGGCGGACACCGTCGCCCCGGTGGCGTCGCACTCGATCCCGTTCTACACGAGCCTGCCGTCCTCTTTGGACAAGGCGTACCTGGAACTGCGCGGTGCCAGCCACTTCGCGCCGAACTCGGCGAACACGACGATCGCGAAGTACACGCTGTCCTGGCTCAAGCGGTTCATCGACGACGACACCCGGTACGAGCAGTTCCTCTGCCCGATCCCGGGCACCAGCACGACGATCTCCGACTACCGGGGCAACTGCCCGCACGCCGGCTGA
- a CDS encoding helix-turn-helix transcriptional regulator, with translation MGGTELGEFLRARRAALDPRRAGLPDDGRPRRVPGLRREELAQLAHVSTDYVIRLEQGRTRRVSRTILDALADALRLAPDERAYLFTLADVAPRTSPRPPAADRVAGPLRRLLDGMPDIPALVLNRRQDVLAWNRAAVALLIDFGALAPAERNLIRLTFLDAGYRSRYADWPRAARACVEVLRMEAGRDPADPVLAALVGELVLKDAEFRSWWSSHQVRGPRELTKTYVHPVAGAVTLDVQQFSVETHPGQRLVAYTAEPGSDSESALRFLLQWATEPARR, from the coding sequence ATGGGTGGCACCGAACTGGGCGAGTTCCTGCGGGCCCGCCGCGCCGCGCTCGACCCGCGCCGGGCGGGGCTGCCCGACGACGGCCGGCCGCGGCGGGTGCCCGGCCTGCGGCGGGAGGAGCTGGCGCAGCTCGCGCACGTGAGCACGGACTACGTGATCCGGCTGGAGCAGGGCCGCACCCGGCGCGTGTCCCGCACGATCCTGGACGCGCTCGCGGACGCCCTCCGGCTGGCCCCGGACGAGCGCGCGTACCTGTTCACCCTCGCCGACGTCGCGCCGCGCACCTCGCCCCGGCCGCCTGCGGCGGATCGGGTCGCGGGCCCGTTGCGGCGGCTGCTCGACGGCATGCCCGACATCCCGGCGCTGGTGCTGAACCGCCGGCAGGACGTGCTGGCGTGGAACCGCGCGGCCGTCGCGCTGCTGATCGACTTCGGCGCGCTGGCGCCGGCCGAGCGCAACCTGATCCGGCTGACGTTCCTCGACGCCGGTTACCGCTCCCGCTACGCGGACTGGCCGCGGGCGGCACGCGCGTGCGTCGAGGTGCTGCGGATGGAGGCCGGCCGGGACCCCGCCGACCCGGTGCTGGCCGCGCTGGTCGGCGAGCTGGTGCTGAAGGACGCGGAGTTCCGGTCGTGGTGGAGCAGCCACCAGGTGCGCGGGCCGCGGGAGCTGACCAAGACCTACGTGCACCCGGTGGCGGGCGCGGTCACGCTGGACGTCCAGCAGTTCTCGGTGGAGACGCACCCGGGTCAGCGGCTGGTGGCCTACACCGCCGAGCCCGGGTCCGACTCCGAATCCGCGTTGCGGTTCCTGTTGCAGTGGGCCACCGAGCCCGCGCGGCGGTGA
- a CDS encoding aldo/keto reductase codes for MTTPRIGYGAMRLTGPGHWGDYPDREGGVKLLRQVADAGVTLIDTADVYGPHTNELLIRDALHPYPEHLRIATKGGFVRSGPEISTIAALGHRQYLRQSAKLSARRLGVERIDLYYLHSGWARDASFEEQVGTLAELREEGVIGDIGLSNVTLEQLRTAQAIVEVAAVTAHYNVADRHEQPLLDAATEAGAIFVPWQPVSLAVPGAPTDTAGPDAVRRVLEPIAARHGATVSQVALAWLLGRSPAVLPIPGTTSIAHVRENLAAADLVLSPEEHTAIT; via the coding sequence ATGACCACTCCACGAATCGGTTACGGCGCGATGCGGCTCACCGGGCCGGGCCACTGGGGCGACTACCCCGACCGCGAAGGCGGCGTCAAGCTGCTGCGTCAGGTCGCCGACGCCGGCGTGACGCTGATCGACACCGCCGACGTCTACGGCCCGCACACCAACGAGCTGCTGATCCGCGACGCGCTCCACCCGTACCCGGAGCACCTGCGGATCGCGACCAAGGGCGGGTTCGTCCGCAGCGGCCCGGAGATCTCGACGATCGCCGCGCTCGGCCACCGCCAGTACCTCCGCCAGTCCGCGAAGCTGAGCGCGCGCCGTCTGGGCGTCGAGCGGATCGACCTCTACTACCTGCACAGCGGCTGGGCGCGGGACGCGTCGTTCGAGGAGCAGGTCGGCACCCTCGCCGAGCTGCGGGAGGAGGGCGTGATCGGCGACATCGGCCTGTCGAACGTGACGCTCGAGCAGCTCCGCACCGCACAGGCCATCGTCGAGGTCGCCGCCGTCACCGCGCACTACAACGTCGCGGACCGCCACGAGCAGCCGCTGCTGGACGCCGCCACCGAGGCCGGCGCGATCTTCGTCCCGTGGCAGCCGGTGTCGCTGGCCGTCCCGGGCGCACCGACGGACACCGCCGGGCCGGACGCGGTCCGCCGCGTGCTCGAGCCCATCGCCGCGCGGCACGGCGCGACCGTCTCCCAGGTCGCGCTGGCCTGGCTGCTCGGCCGCTCCCCCGCCGTCCTGCCGATCCCCGGCACGACGTCCATCGCGCACGTGCGGGAGAACCTGGCCGCCGCGGACCTCGTCCTGAGCCCCGAGGAGCACACGGCGATCACCTGA
- a CDS encoding LLM class flavin-dependent oxidoreductase, giving the protein MSRPLRKLGFLTIGLFDAADPRRGHESTLEIIELGEQLGFDSAWVRHRHLQYGISSPVAVLAAASQRTSRIHLGTAVIPLGWENPLRLAEDLATVDLLSGGRLNPGLSVGPPMRWDEVKPALYPDTADVEDFSYERVQRLLDFVRGEPATEFSGTAGFEVFSDRVQPQAPGLGDRLWYGGASLRSAEWAGKHRMNFLTSSVVKAEEADDFADIQLSHIRTFRAAHPDGENARVSQGLVVVPTDSATPEQRAKYEAFAAKRLPRTETPQGPARMLFSPDFVGTSAEIAERLHAHAAFREIDEVAFALPFTFEHEDYVQILTDIATKLGPELGRHP; this is encoded by the coding sequence GTGTCGCGACCCCTGCGGAAGCTCGGCTTCCTGACCATCGGCCTGTTCGACGCGGCCGACCCGCGCCGCGGCCACGAATCGACCCTCGAGATCATCGAGCTCGGGGAACAGCTCGGCTTCGACAGCGCCTGGGTGCGGCACCGCCACCTGCAGTACGGCATCTCGTCGCCGGTCGCCGTGCTGGCCGCGGCGTCGCAGCGCACCAGCCGGATCCACCTCGGCACCGCGGTGATCCCGCTGGGCTGGGAGAACCCGCTGCGGCTGGCCGAGGACCTCGCCACGGTCGACCTGCTCTCGGGCGGGCGGCTCAACCCGGGCCTGAGCGTCGGGCCGCCGATGCGCTGGGACGAGGTCAAGCCGGCCCTCTACCCGGACACCGCGGACGTCGAAGACTTCAGCTACGAGCGCGTCCAGCGGCTGCTGGACTTCGTGCGCGGCGAGCCGGCGACGGAGTTCAGCGGCACCGCGGGCTTCGAGGTGTTCTCCGACCGCGTCCAGCCGCAGGCGCCCGGGCTCGGCGACCGCCTCTGGTACGGCGGCGCGAGCCTGCGCTCGGCGGAGTGGGCCGGCAAGCACCGGATGAACTTCCTGACCAGCAGCGTCGTCAAGGCCGAAGAGGCGGACGACTTCGCGGACATCCAGCTGTCCCACATCCGGACCTTCCGCGCCGCCCACCCCGACGGCGAGAACGCGCGGGTATCGCAGGGGCTCGTCGTCGTCCCGACCGACAGCGCCACGCCGGAACAGCGCGCCAAATACGAGGCGTTCGCCGCGAAACGGCTGCCGCGCACGGAAACCCCGCAGGGCCCGGCGCGAATGCTGTTTTCCCCCGATTTCGTCGGCACTTCCGCGGAAATCGCCGAGCGGCTGCACGCCCACGCCGCATTCCGGGAAATCGACGAGGTCGCGTTCGCGCTGCCGTTCACCTTCGAGCACGAGGACTACGTCCAGAT